The Lactuca sativa cultivar Salinas chromosome 2, Lsat_Salinas_v11, whole genome shotgun sequence genome includes a window with the following:
- the LOC111886509 gene encoding photosystem I reaction center subunit IV, chloroplastic — MSTCNMNMASAAAAGFLPVSASNTTASSSRTSVSFLNFNNRGLRRHLVIVRASEEEPAAPAAAATTTTDAPAEGAKTEVKAAKPPPIGPKRGSKVRILRKESYWYKGVGSVVTVDQDPKSRYPVVVRFNKVNYANVSTNNYALDEIEEVV, encoded by the exons ATGTCTACATGCAACATGAACATGGCATCAGCAGCAGCTGCTGGTTTTCTACCTGTTTCGGCTTCAAACACAACTGCATCTTCATCAAGAACAAGTGTCTCATTCTTGAACTTCAATAACCGTGGTTTGAGAAGGCACTTGGTAATTGTAAGGGCATCCGAAGAAGAGCCAGCGGCACCTGCAGCtgcagccaccaccaccaccgatgCGCCGGCTGAAGGTGCTAAAACCGAGGTCAAGGCCGCTAAGCCACCACCGATTGGTCCCAAGAGGGGTTCTAAG GTGAGGATTCTACGAAAGGAATCTTATTGGTATAAAGGTGTTGGATCGGTCGTAACTGTTGATCAG GATCCAAAGTCACGTTACCCTGTGGTGGTCCGATTCAACAAAGTGAATTATGCAAACGTGTCCACCAATAACTACGCATTGGATGAGATTGAAGAAGTTGTGTAA